The genomic window TTCAGCCATAAAAGCAGCTGTTAATAAAGATGAATGTGAAATATTAAAAACTGTATCTTCTTTTGAATATTTAAAAGGTAGAGTTTTTCTTGATAGTTGCGTAGATATTGCTCTATTTGGAACAACAACAACAGCTTTTAAACTTTTTGGTATCTCTTTATGAATATATCTTACTTCATTTTCTTGAACACATGCTACATTAAATCCACCCATAACGGCTGGTGTTATATTATCAGGATGATTTTCATATGCTAAGGCTAAATTCAATAATTTATCTTTTTCAAGTTTTATTCCCTCAATTGCATAAGCACTTGCAATTGCAGAAACAATAACAGCTGATGAGCTTCCTAATCCTCTTGATAAGGGAATTTCATTTTGAAATTCAAATCTAAAATGTCTTTTTTTATATGATAAGTTGTGATAAAAATCATTAAAAATTGATATAAACATATTATTATCTTTTAAAGCAGGATTATTAGCACCCTCACCTTTTAAAGATACACTATGAAATTTTGATGGTCTGATTATTACTTGATTTTTCATTGAGATTGCTAGACCTAAGCAGTCAAAACCTGGGCCTAAATTTGCACTAGTAGCTGGAACGCTTACTTTCATCCATTTCCTTCTTAAACAGCTGGTAAATTATATATCGGCAGTGTTTCTTCATTAAATTTATATTTTTCTATACACATAGGTAATTTAAAGTCGTGGATTATACTATCTTTTTCTAAAAAGTCTACTTTAATTTTATTATTTACTTTTATAAAGTATTTTTTTCCTAAGGCTTTTATTGCAGAATTTTGATTAAACTCAAAACCATCAGAAGCTTCTAGTTTAATATTTTTTGTAATACTGATTGTTTTTAAAAAAATGTAAGCAACTTTTATTGCCATAAATGAACCTGGAGAATTTACATAAATTATTTTATCTATATTATATTCTATTATAAGTTTTTCAAATAAACTTGGCAGCAAATCAGATGTTTTGCCATCAAGTTTATGTTCTTTAATTAATTTTTTATTTTCATAAATTCCAATTAATAATGGATTTGAGATAGTTATTACTAAAACTTCAATCAAATTTAACCTTAACTATCTGCATTAGCATAAGCCATTTCAAACACAACAGCTTCACTACTTGCTTCTTCTAAGTCAATAATTTCATAATTATCAGCACTTTCGAAAAGTTTTTTTGTTAACAGATGATTTAGATGATGACT from Arcobacter venerupis includes these protein-coding regions:
- the thrB gene encoding homoserine kinase → MKVSVPATSANLGPGFDCLGLAISMKNQVIIRPSKFHSVSLKGEGANNPALKDNNMFISIFNDFYHNLSYKKRHFRFEFQNEIPLSRGLGSSSAVIVSAIASAYAIEGIKLEKDKLLNLALAYENHPDNITPAVMGGFNVACVQENEVRYIHKEIPKSLKAVVVVPNRAISTQLSRKTLPFKYSKEDTVFNISHSSLLTAAFMAEDWEMLKNASHDQVHQKYRMKQMPELFDVQKTALKEGALMSTLSGSGSTLFSMAYGDDSKNLEKALKLRFPHFKVFVADFDNVGVRIEI